One Melopsittacus undulatus isolate bMelUnd1 unplaced genomic scaffold, bMelUnd1.mat.Z mat_scaffold_55_arrow_ctg1, whole genome shotgun sequence DNA window includes the following coding sequences:
- the LOC117438681 gene encoding olfactory receptor 14A16-like, with protein MSNGSSITHFLLLPFAHTRELQLWHFWLFLGISLAALLGNGLIITSTACDQHLHTPMYFFLLNLSLLDLGCILTTVPKSMANSLWDTRAISYTGCAAQLFFFLFFISAEFYLLTVMSYDRYVAICKPLHYGTLLGSRACVHMAAAAWGTGFLNALVNTANTFSLPLCRGNAVEQFFCEIPQILKLSCSHSYLREVGLLVLSVLLALGCFVFIVVSYVQIFRAVLRIPSEQGRHKAFSTCLPHLAVLSLCFSTAVFAHLKPPSISSPSLDLVLSVLYSVVPPAVNPLIYSLRNHDLKDAMRKLVTGCVSASIHCLLYHGKSSKCRS; from the coding sequence ATGTCCAACggcagctccatcacccacttcctcctcctgccatttGCACACACgcgggagctgcagctctggcactTCTGGCTCTTCCTGGGCATCTCCCTGGCTGCGCTCCTGGGCAACGGCCTcatcatcaccagcacagcctgcgaccagcacctccacacccccatgtacttcttcctgctcaacctctccctgctggacctgggctgcatcctcaCCACTGTGCCCAAATCCATGGCCAATTCCCTCTGGGACACCAGGGCCATCTCCTACACAGgttgtgctgcacagctctttttctttctcttcttcatttcagcAGAGTTTTATCTCCTCACTGTCATGTCCTATGACCGCTATGTGGCCATCTGCAAGCCCCTGCACTATGGGACCCTGCTAGGCAGCAGAGCTTGTGtccacatggcagcagctgcctggggcaCTGGGTTTCTCAATGCTCTGGTGAACACAGCCAATACATTTTCACTACCCCTCTGCAGAGGcaatgctgtggagcagttcttctgtgaaatcCCCCAGATCCTCAAGCTCTCCTGCTCACATTCCTACCTCAGGGAAGTTGGACTTCTTGTGCTAAGTGTCCTTTTAGCActtggctgttttgttttcattgtggTATCCTATGTGCAGAtcttcagggctgtgctgaggatcCCCTCTGAGCAGGGACGCCACAAAGCCTTTTCCACGTGCCTCCCTCACCTGGCTGTGCTCTCCCTGTGTTTCAGCACTGCAGTATTTGCCCACCTGAAGcccccctccatctcctccccatccctggatctggtgctgtcagtgctgtaCTCAGTGGTGCCTCCAGCAGTGAACCCCCTCATCTACAGCCTTAGGAACCATGATCTTAAGGATGCAATGAGGAAGCTGGTGACTGGATGTGTTTCAGCATCCATACACTGCCTGCTTTACCATGGAAAGAGCTCCAAATGTAGGTCATGA
- the LOC117438682 gene encoding E3 ubiquitin-protein ligase RBBP6-like — protein MTDAAVLPCCGSSYCDECIRTALLETEEYTCPACHRTDVPPDGLVANKSLRQAVNNFKNGVGYTKRLRKEIQQQPSVPTGGKSSENRQYHALPRCQNKL, from the exons ATGACCGATGCAGCTGTTCTTCCCTGCTGTGGAAGCAGTTATTGTGACGAGT GTATTAGAACGGCATTGCTGGAGACTGAGGAATATACATGCCCAGCGTGTCACCGGACAGACGTTCCTCCTGATGGTTTAGTTGCCAACAAGAGCCTACGCCAG GCTGTGAACAACTTCAAAAATGGTGTTGGCTACACAAAAAGGCTCCGTAAGGAGATCCAGCAGCAACCATCAGTACCCACAGGTGGTAA GTCCTCCGAGAACAGACAGTACCATGCACTGCCCAGGTGCCAGAACAAGCTGTGA
- the LOC117438683 gene encoding E3 ubiquitin-protein ligase RBBP6-like — MSCIHYKFFSKLDYDTVTFSGFDISLCDLKCKIMRKEKLKAANCDLQISNAQTKEEYTEDALIPKNSLVIVKRIPAGGVKATSKTDVTSRTEPVSRTSEAVRKNPISPFFLHTAATVFIKA; from the exons ATGTCTTGCATCCACTACAAGTTCTTCTCCAAGCTGGACTATGATACAGTCACCTTCAGTGGCTTCGACATCTCCCTTTGCGACCTCAAGTGCAAGATCATGCGCAAGGAGAAGCTGAAGGCAGCCAACTGTGATCTGCAGATCAGCAATGCCCAGACCAAAGAAG AATACACAGAAGATGCCCTGATTCCTAAAAACTCATTGGTAATTGTTAAAAGAATCCCTGCTGGAGGAGTTAAAGCTACCAGCAAAACGGATGTTAC AAGTCGAACTGAGCCAGTGAGCAGAACATCAGAAGCAGTACGTAAAAACCCAATCtcacctttttttctgcacacT GCAGCTACTGTGTTCATCAAAGCATAA